One Nitrosomonas sp. PY1 DNA window includes the following coding sequences:
- a CDS encoding uroporphyrinogen-III synthase yields MILSATNLLAGVNVLVTRPQHQCAYLADGIRARGGNPVLFPVLTITDVEHPESLVQLVKRLEQFDWAVFVSPNAVHKAMQFISQHSAFPPHLKIAAVGKGSADALKRYGVNEVLIPAEQFDSEALLRLEPLQDLTGKRVVIFRGVGGRPLLGDTLIQRNASLEYAECYRRKKPEGDIASLLAIWSRGEIHAVIITSSEGLHNLFDMLGKLGQQLLESTPIFTNYERIVRTAQGLGLEKIIKTTMAGDEGLLDSLQGYFGKRIVK; encoded by the coding sequence ATGATTTTGTCTGCAACCAATCTGCTAGCTGGAGTGAATGTATTGGTGACGCGTCCGCAGCACCAATGCGCTTATCTTGCCGATGGTATTCGCGCAAGAGGGGGCAATCCGGTCCTTTTTCCGGTGCTAACAATTACTGATGTTGAACACCCTGAAAGTCTGGTTCAGCTTGTGAAGCGCTTGGAGCAATTTGATTGGGCGGTTTTTGTTAGCCCCAATGCAGTACACAAAGCCATGCAATTCATTTCACAACATAGCGCTTTTCCGCCCCATCTCAAAATAGCAGCTGTTGGTAAAGGCAGCGCCGACGCCTTAAAGCGTTATGGGGTTAATGAAGTGCTCATTCCAGCGGAGCAATTCGATAGCGAAGCATTACTTCGACTGGAACCGCTGCAAGACCTGACTGGCAAGCGAGTGGTAATTTTTCGGGGGGTAGGCGGACGACCGTTATTAGGCGATACACTCATACAGCGCAATGCTTCTCTGGAATACGCAGAATGTTATCGACGTAAAAAGCCTGAGGGCGATATTGCTTCTTTATTAGCTATCTGGTCGCGGGGTGAAATACATGCTGTAATCATCACCAGTAGCGAAGGATTACATAATTTATTTGACATGTTAGGTAAGCTTGGCCAACAATTACTGGAATCGACTCCAATCTTTACAAATTATGAGCGTATAGTTCGAACCGCTCAAGGATTAGGACTCGAAAAAATTATTAAAACAACGATGGCTGGGGATGAAGGGTTACTTGATAGCTTGCAAGGGTACTTTGGCAAGAGAATTGTGAAATAA
- the hemC gene encoding hydroxymethylbilane synthase yields MPNSHTLPKKIVIASRESLLAMWQAEHIRQRLLELYPQTDISILGMTTRGDQILDQSLSKIGGKGLFIKELEQALEDGSADIAVHSMKDMPMNVPEGFQLAVITEREDPHDAFVSNQYNSLDALPPGSIVGTSSLRRESQLRARFPRLKIQPLRGNVQTRLRKLDEGQYAAIILAAAGLKRLGLSNRIAALLSSEQSLPAVGQGALGIECRADRPDLVEWLQPLHHQATAYCVEAERAMSRVLGGSCQVPLGAFGEILDGVLQLRGFVAQPDGLRIVSDTISGQPTQCLHLGQVLAEKLIHQGADEILATLAPAEGWK; encoded by the coding sequence ATGCCCAATTCTCATACATTACCTAAAAAAATTGTCATCGCTTCACGTGAAAGCTTATTGGCTATGTGGCAAGCTGAACATATTCGGCAGCGACTGCTGGAATTATACCCGCAAACTGACATCAGCATACTCGGTATGACAACCCGAGGCGACCAAATACTCGATCAATCACTCTCTAAAATAGGCGGCAAAGGTTTATTCATTAAAGAGTTAGAGCAAGCTCTGGAAGATGGTAGCGCTGATATCGCCGTGCATTCCATGAAAGATATGCCGATGAACGTGCCGGAAGGCTTCCAGCTTGCCGTGATTACTGAGAGAGAAGATCCTCACGATGCATTTGTTTCCAATCAGTATAATAGTTTAGATGCATTACCGCCAGGCAGCATTGTCGGTACTTCCAGTTTACGGCGAGAAAGTCAGTTACGCGCACGATTCCCTCGTCTTAAGATACAACCATTACGTGGTAATGTGCAAACTCGGTTACGCAAGCTTGATGAAGGTCAATATGCAGCGATTATTCTTGCTGCGGCTGGATTGAAGAGGCTTGGTTTATCAAATCGCATCGCGGCGTTATTATCTTCGGAACAGAGTCTACCGGCAGTGGGGCAAGGTGCATTAGGCATCGAGTGCCGTGCTGATCGGCCAGATCTGGTCGAGTGGTTACAACCGCTGCATCATCAAGCTACGGCATATTGCGTCGAGGCCGAGCGCGCGATGAGCCGCGTGTTAGGTGGTAGTTGTCAAGTTCCCTTAGGTGCATTTGGTGAAATTTTGGATGGCGTACTACAATTACGGGGCTTTGTTGCGCAACCGGATGGATTACGTATCGTCAGTGATACCATTTCTGGACAGCCAACACAGTGCTTACACTTGGGACAAGTGCTGGCAGAAAAACTAATTCACCAAGGAGCGGATGAAATTCTAGCGACACTCGCTCCCGCAGAAGGTTGGAAATGA
- a CDS encoding heme biosynthesis HemY N-terminal domain-containing protein, with product MKATLWLLALFTAAVAIVYVAKNTLGHATLVLDSYDVNLKLQLEELVISIIVLSFVFYVFIRFVLGVFEFGERHRIKKTDEMLLSSLKAYFEGDYTKAKKNAAIALKLSDSSLVTALSGAIAARSAHELDKVSDRDKYIDSAIAKAPEDKSLGIIAKADFLINAGQYNEALDVLHSLYADGGLQSSSVLLLEIKAQQQAKNWDAVLELTDTLAKRSSANQNLVKQLRRDAQIEKIKSTFTDVRSLDQYWQQHVSPMEKTDSKLAVAAARAYMALNNCNSAHQIIEHNLPITWDAELIELYAECLGSHVSRQIELAEGWLRAHPNNATLLLTLGKLCAYCEIWGKAENYLEASLSVEPSHKAHLALAQLYEKLGKHESAITHYNKGLEFTLKKIN from the coding sequence ATGAAAGCAACTCTTTGGCTATTAGCGTTATTTACTGCCGCAGTAGCGATCGTATATGTAGCAAAGAACACCTTAGGTCATGCTACCTTGGTGCTCGATTCTTATGATGTGAATTTAAAGTTACAGTTGGAGGAACTGGTTATTTCAATCATCGTATTGTCTTTCGTTTTCTATGTTTTTATTCGATTCGTTTTGGGGGTGTTCGAGTTTGGTGAAAGGCATCGTATTAAAAAAACCGATGAAATGCTTTTGTCCAGCTTAAAGGCTTATTTTGAAGGTGACTACACCAAAGCCAAGAAGAATGCTGCAATTGCCTTGAAGCTTTCCGATTCGTCATTGGTAACGGCACTAAGTGGAGCTATTGCCGCACGTTCGGCACATGAATTGGATAAGGTTTCAGATCGTGATAAATATATTGATTCCGCCATTGCCAAAGCGCCTGAAGATAAATCTTTAGGCATTATTGCGAAGGCCGATTTTTTGATTAATGCAGGGCAATACAACGAAGCATTGGATGTATTGCATTCTTTATATGCGGATGGAGGATTGCAATCATCTTCCGTATTATTGTTGGAAATTAAAGCGCAACAACAAGCGAAAAATTGGGATGCGGTTTTAGAACTTACGGATACTTTGGCTAAACGTTCTTCTGCTAACCAAAATTTGGTCAAACAATTACGCCGCGATGCGCAAATTGAAAAAATAAAAAGCACATTCACCGATGTTCGATCATTAGATCAATATTGGCAGCAGCATGTTTCGCCCATGGAAAAAACGGATAGCAAATTAGCCGTTGCTGCGGCACGTGCGTATATGGCATTGAATAACTGCAATTCCGCGCATCAAATTATCGAGCATAACCTGCCCATAACCTGGGATGCTGAACTCATCGAACTTTATGCGGAATGCTTAGGTTCGCATGTCAGCCGGCAAATTGAATTGGCTGAAGGGTGGCTGAGAGCGCATCCTAACAACGCGACTTTATTACTTACGCTCGGTAAATTATGTGCTTACTGTGAAATTTGGGGTAAAGCTGAAAACTATCTCGAAGCAAGCTTGTCGGTCGAGCCGAGCCATAAGGCGCATCTCGCGTTAGCACAATTATATGAAAAATTGGGTAAACATGAATCGGCCATCACTCACTACAACAAAGGA